Part of the Gemmatimonadota bacterium genome is shown below.
GATCATTACGTTGGGTAGGCAATAATCCCCATGGGTGAATACCAGGTCCTCTGGTGGCAGGTCGGCTCGTATGCTGTCCAGCTCATTCCGGAGAACATTCCTCGTTTCGCCATCTGGTATCTGACCGTCCAGTACGCCTGAGTCAATCAAGTCTGTCGCCCACGCAAAATAGCGGTCCATTCGCCAATCCAGAGGGCACGAATCGACTGCTATTGCGTGAATTTCACGAAGGCCCTGAGCAAACAGGCGTACGAGACCCGGAACATCACTTTTGGCATCCTGGTGGATCCCTGATACACCAGTGATTTGGGTCATGAGCAGATACTGAGTATTACCTTTTTCGTGGAAGCAGACCACGCGAGGAACGTTCAATTTTCCCTGGAGCCAGGACATTGCCGTTTTCTCGGCCAGAAGATCGGATTCTTGTGGTGCCGCACGCGTATCTCGTGCTTTGAGGAACAAATTCTGTTTGCGTGGGTGAGTGTACCGGAACACGTCGGCACACGATGCTGTCCGGAGATTTTCCCCATCTGACTCAAAACCCGCCAGATGGGCTTGGACAGCAGTTGGAAGATTTTCGACTTTCAATGCGCAACTCCCGATCAGGCTACTCTCATCACCATGGGATTAACGGACTGTTACAGTAATCTCAGCAGGTCATTTACATCGCTAAGATATTGTCGATTGTCTGGAGTTCATCTTCGGTGAAATTCAGGTTTTCGAGTACACCGACGCTGTCCTCGATTTGTTCGGGGCGGCTGGCTCCGCAAAGCGCGGTCGTGACTGCC
Proteins encoded:
- a CDS encoding aminoglycoside 3'-phosphotransferase; the encoded protein is MKVENLPTAVQAHLAGFESDGENLRTASCADVFRYTHPRKQNLFLKARDTRAAPQESDLLAEKTAMSWLQGKLNVPRVVCFHEKGNTQYLLMTQITGVSGIHQDAKSDVPGLVRLFAQGLREIHAIAVDSCPLDWRMDRYFAWATDLIDSGVLDGQIPDGETRNVLRNELDSIRADLPPEDLVFTHGDYCLPNVMIHDSRLSGYIDLGYAGVGDRYLDFVAAHYTIRRNLGHEWIPLFFQEYGQELDQARLSVYQRIHDFAD